Proteins found in one Abyssibius alkaniclasticus genomic segment:
- a CDS encoding DUF924 family protein: MSKITHSITPEDINAFYIDEVGPAGWFSQSDALDATITSRFMATYELARDRLLKDWLATRQGTLALVILLDQFPRNMFREDGRAFATDSGARKVAKFALSRGDDIATAEPARSIYYMPLMHAECNADQDASVRAFKGRSEGGTMLLHARAHREIIRKFGRFPTRNIMMSRTSSAAEQAYLDDGGYGKIVDTLSAGA, encoded by the coding sequence ATGAGCAAGATCACACACAGTATCACGCCAGAAGATATCAACGCGTTCTATATAGACGAGGTTGGCCCGGCAGGCTGGTTCAGCCAATCCGACGCGTTGGATGCGACAATCACCAGCCGCTTCATGGCAACCTATGAATTGGCGCGCGACCGCTTGCTGAAAGACTGGCTGGCAACGCGGCAGGGCACATTGGCGCTGGTCATTTTGCTCGACCAGTTCCCGCGCAACATGTTCCGCGAAGATGGCCGCGCCTTCGCTACAGATAGCGGCGCGCGCAAGGTTGCAAAATTTGCGCTTTCGCGCGGCGATGATATCGCCACAGCCGAGCCTGCGCGCAGCATTTACTACATGCCGCTCATGCACGCCGAATGCAACGCCGACCAGGATGCTTCGGTGCGCGCCTTCAAGGGCCGCAGCGAAGGCGGCACCATGCTGCTGCACGCGCGCGCACACCGCGAGATCATCCGCAAATTCGGCCGGTTTCCAACGCGCAATATCATGATGTCGCGCACATCCTCGGCGGCCGAGCAGGCCTATCTGGATGATGGCGGCTATGGCAAAATCGTCGATACCCTTTCGGCTGGTGCATAG
- a CDS encoding MFS transporter produces MLIILKNSWALLLGMLLLMLGNGLQGTLLGVRGAYEKFDPQIMAFIMSGYFLGFLLGSRLAPHMIRRVGHVRVFAALGSLISAAFILYAAWPDPYVWMVMRVLVGFSFSGVYVVAESWLNDAATNETRGQALSAYLIVQMMGIISAQVVLNFADPSGYILFVVMSVLVSMSFLPILLSVSPAPVFRATKPMTLRQLFITSPLGCVGTMLLGSVFSIQFGMAAVFGTQINLSVREISIFVAVIYIGGMVAQYPIGYLSDRMDRRKLIIALTILAASAMTIGIFVYETFAVLLILAAIMGGVANPLYSLLIAYTNDHLQQEDMASASGGLIFLNGIGAIGAPILIGWMMSNWGAGAFFGGMATFFGGIGAYGLYRMTRRASISIGLQTGFTTVMPQSTVVVAEAAQEFAIDKAHADGEQRS; encoded by the coding sequence ATGCTGATCATTCTCAAGAACTCCTGGGCCTTGCTGCTGGGTATGCTGCTGCTGATGCTGGGCAACGGGCTGCAAGGCACCTTGCTGGGGGTGCGCGGCGCCTACGAAAAGTTTGACCCGCAGATCATGGCCTTCATCATGTCGGGTTATTTTCTGGGGTTCTTGCTTGGCTCGCGGCTTGCACCGCATATGATCCGCCGCGTTGGCCATGTGCGGGTTTTTGCCGCCCTCGGCTCGCTGATTTCAGCCGCCTTTATCCTTTATGCCGCTTGGCCCGACCCCTATGTCTGGATGGTAATGCGGGTGTTGGTCGGGTTTTCGTTTTCCGGCGTTTACGTTGTGGCCGAAAGCTGGCTCAACGATGCGGCCACCAATGAAACCCGTGGTCAGGCGCTTTCGGCCTATCTGATCGTGCAGATGATGGGGATCATTTCGGCGCAGGTCGTGCTGAACTTTGCCGACCCGAGCGGCTATATCCTGTTTGTCGTCATGTCGGTGCTGGTGTCAATGTCCTTCCTGCCGATCCTGCTTTCGGTCAGCCCTGCACCGGTGTTTCGTGCCACCAAACCCATGACATTGCGCCAGCTTTTTATCACCTCACCTTTGGGCTGTGTCGGCACAATGCTGCTTGGCTCGGTCTTTTCCATCCAGTTCGGCATGGCGGCGGTGTTTGGCACGCAGATCAACCTGAGTGTCAGGGAAATCTCGATCTTTGTGGCGGTCATCTATATCGGCGGCATGGTGGCGCAATATCCGATCGGCTATCTGTCCGACAGGATGGACCGGCGCAAGCTGATCATCGCGCTGACCATTCTGGCCGCCAGCGCCATGACGATCGGCATTTTCGTTTACGAAACCTTCGCCGTGCTGCTGATTTTGGCGGCCATCATGGGTGGCGTTGCCAACCCGCTTTATTCGCTGCTTATCGCCTATACGAACGACCATTTGCAGCAGGAAGATATGGCCTCGGCCTCGGGCGGGCTGATCTTTCTGAACGGCATCGGGGCTATTGGCGCGCCCATTCTCATCGGCTGGATGATGTCAAACTGGGGTGCGGGCGCGTTTTTTGGCGGCATGGCCACATTTTTCGGTGGTATTGGCGCCTATGGCCTCTATCGTATGACCAGACGCGCAAGCATTTCGATCGGGTTGCAAACAGGCTTCACCACCGTCATGCCGCAGTCGACTGTGGTTGTCGCCGAGGCAGCACAGGAATTCGCGATTGATAAAGCCCATGCGGACGGGGAGCAGCGCTCATGA
- the queA gene encoding tRNA preQ1(34) S-adenosylmethionine ribosyltransferase-isomerase QueA codes for MRTDDFDFDLPEALIALRPAQPRPASRLLVAGPKRMEDSHVHALGTFLRKGDLLVFNDTRVLAAYLAGTRLRATSDGSGRAQVGFNLITRLGADHWRALARPAKRLKLGDRVEFAQGLAAEVTARDQGEVELRFNQTGKALDAAIEAAGDMPLPPYIASRRAADAADRADYQTVFASRPGAVAAPTASLHFDAALLGALAAKGVESTRVTLHVGAGTFLPVKVDDIASHKMHAEWGEISVASADAITRAHAEGRRVIPVGTTALRLIESAATAKGVVAPWQGETDIFIHPGYEFLATSGLMTNFHLPRSTLLMLVSALMGLGRMREVYAHAIAQNYRFFSYGDSSLLLPDLT; via the coding sequence ATGCGCACCGATGATTTTGATTTTGACCTGCCCGAGGCGCTGATCGCATTGCGCCCCGCCCAGCCCCGCCCGGCCTCGCGGCTGCTGGTCGCCGGGCCAAAACGCATGGAAGACAGCCATGTTCACGCGCTTGGCACCTTTCTGCGAAAGGGTGATTTGCTGGTGTTCAACGACACCAGGGTGCTGGCGGCCTATCTGGCTGGCACACGCCTGCGCGCAACATCCGATGGTTCGGGCCGCGCACAGGTGGGCTTTAACCTCATCACCCGGCTGGGCGCCGACCATTGGCGCGCGCTCGCCCGCCCCGCCAAACGGCTGAAACTGGGCGACAGGGTAGAGTTTGCGCAAGGGTTGGCCGCCGAAGTTACCGCCCGCGACCAGGGAGAGGTTGAACTGCGCTTCAATCAAACCGGCAAAGCACTTGATGCCGCGATTGAGGCTGCGGGCGATATGCCCCTGCCGCCCTATATTGCCAGCCGCCGCGCCGCCGATGCGGCCGACCGGGCCGATTACCAAACCGTATTCGCCAGCCGCCCCGGTGCCGTGGCGGCGCCCACAGCCTCGCTTCATTTCGATGCTGCATTACTTGGCGCGCTTGCCGCAAAGGGTGTTGAAAGCACCCGTGTCACCCTGCATGTGGGCGCGGGCACGTTCTTGCCGGTGAAGGTCGATGACATTGCCAGCCACAAGATGCACGCCGAATGGGGTGAAATCTCGGTCGCGTCCGCCGATGCCATCACCCGCGCCCATGCCGAGGGGCGGCGCGTAATTCCGGTGGGCACGACCGCGCTGCGGCTTATCGAATCTGCGGCCACCGCCAAGGGCGTTGTTGCGCCGTGGCAGGGTGAGACCGATATCTTCATCCATCCGGGCTATGAATTTCTGGCCACCAGCGGGCTGATGACCAATTTCCACCTGCCGCGTTCAACCCTGCTGATGCTGGTCTCGGCCCTGATGGGGCTGGGGCGGATGCGCGAAGTCTATGCCCATGCCATTGCCCAAAACTACCGCTTCTTTTCTTATGGCGATTCGTCGCTTTTGTTGCCCGACCTTACGTGA
- a CDS encoding peroxiredoxin — translation MPISLHSPCPAFDLPVTPGETLGNSALLGAPFVLFLYPRDNTSTCTTEALAFAAALPAFAAQNCRVIGCSADSIASHKKFQARHGFDLPLLSDPDRLLIEPLGAWVLKKLYGRDYMGIQRSTFLFDARGRLQAEWRNIRVKGHVETVLAAL, via the coding sequence ATGCCGATAAGCCTGCACAGCCCCTGCCCCGCCTTCGATTTGCCCGTAACGCCGGGCGAAACCCTTGGCAATTCCGCCTTGCTTGGTGCGCCCTTCGTGCTGTTTTTGTATCCGCGCGACAATACCAGCACCTGCACCACCGAGGCGCTGGCCTTTGCCGCTGCCCTTCCGGCATTTGCGGCCCAAAACTGCCGTGTGATCGGCTGTTCGGCCGATAGCATTGCCAGCCACAAGAAGTTCCAGGCCAGGCACGGTTTTGACCTGCCCCTGCTGTCGGACCCTGATCGCCTGCTAATAGAGCCGCTTGGCGCCTGGGTTTTGAAAAAGCTTTACGGTCGCGACTATATGGGCATTCAGCGTTCGACCTTTTTGTTTGATGCACGGGGCAGGCTGCAAGCCGAATGGCGCAATATCCGCGTTAAAGGCCATGTCGAGACGGTGTTGGCCGCGCTCTAG